The Sphaerisporangium siamense genome includes the window GGCGGCGCGCTGACCGCCGCCCCCGCCACCGGCTCCGCCCATCGACCGTCACCGACGAACGAAGGAGTCCAGGGCTCCCCCGCCCGCGCCGCGGAACCCGCGGCCGGGCGGGGCCCCGCACCGCCGATGAGCGTCAACACCCAACCCCGGCGGGCGGACCCGGCGCCACCCGAGCGCCGCCCGCGCGCCCCGCGCCTCACCTGGTCCAGGTTCGACGTCAAGGCCGCCCCCTACCTGCTGATCTCGCCGTACTTCCTGCTCTTCGCGGTCTTCGGGCTGTTCCCGCTGGTGTTCACCCTGTGGGTCTCGCTGCGGGACTACGGCCTGGCCGGCGGCGAGGCGACCTACACCGGGCTGGACAACTACGCCGCGCTGCTGGCCGACGCCGACTTCTGGAACGCGGTGGTCAACACGATCGGCATCTTCGCGCTGGCCACGGTCCCGCAGCTCGTGCTGGCGCTGCTGCTGGCCAACGCGCTCAACAAGCGGCTGCGCGGACGGCTGCTGCTGCGCCTCGGGGTGCTGGTGCCGCTGGTCACCTCGGTGGTGGCCGTGGCCGTCGTCTTCACCCAGCTCTACGGCCGCGACTACGGCCTGGTCAACTGGCTGCTCGACCTGCTCGGCCTGGACCGGCACATCGACTGGCAGAGCACCAGGTGGTCGTCCTGGACGGCGATCGCCACCATGGTGGACTGGCGGTGGACCGGCTACAACGCGATCATCTACCTGGCCGCCATGCAGACCATCCCCCGCCAGCTCTACGAGGCGGCGGCGATCGACGGGGCCTCGGGCCGCCGGCAGTTCTGGAGCATCACGCTGCCGATGATCCGGCCCACGGTCCTGTTCACCGTCTTCGTGTCCACGATCGGCGGCCTCACCCTGTTCGCCGAGCCGGTCATGTTCGCCGGCAACCGCATGGACGGCGGCACCACCGGCCAGTTCCAGACGATCGCGATGTACATCGTCGAGCAGGGGTTCAGGAACTTCGACTACGGCTACGCGGCCGCCGCCGCCTGGCTGCTGTTCGTCCTCATCCTCCTCGGCGTCGGGCTCAACTACACCCTCGCCCGCAGGATTGGAGGCTCACGATGACCGCGATCACCTCACCCGCGGCGGCGGAGCGCGACCGGCGGGACCCGTTCCGCGCCACGCCCCTCACCAGGATCGGCCTCGGCGTCACGCTCGTCCTGTCGATCTTCCCGATCTACTGGATGATCATCATCGCCTCGCGGACCAACTCCGACGCCGTGGACGTGCCGCCCCCGCTGCTGCCGGGCGGCAACCTCGGCGAGAACGTCCGCAGGGTGCTCGCCACCGAGGACGCCCACTTCCTCGCCGGCCTGCTCAACTCGCTGGTCGTCACCTCCACCGTGACGGTGTCGGTCGTGGTCATCTCGACGTTCGCGGGCTTCGCGTTCGCCCGGCTGCGCTTCCGCGGCAGGAAGCTGCTGCTCGGCTCGATCCTGCTGACGATGATGGTGCCGCTCCAGCAGATGGGCGTGGTGCCGCTCTACCAGCTCATGGTGGACCTCGGCTGGGTCGGCTCGCTCAAGGCCGTGATCCTGCCGTACCTGCTGAACGGCTTCGGCGTGTTCATGATGACGCAGTACACCGAGCAGGCCGTGCCCGAGGAACTGGTCGAGGCGGCCCGGGTGGACGGCGCGTCCACGCTGCGCGTCTGGTGGAACGTGATCCTGCCGGCCGTGCGGCCCGGCATGGCCGTCCTGGCGCTGCAGACGTTCATGCTCAACTGGAACGAGTTCATGTGGCCGCTGATCGTCCTCACCCCCGAGAACCCCACGGTGCAGGTGTCGATCAGCTTCCTCACCGCGGCCCACAGCACGGACTACGTGCTGATCTTCACCGGCACCGCCCTGTCGGTGCTCCCTCTCGTCGTCGTTTTCCTCGCGTTCGGCCGGCAGATCGTCGGCGGTCTCATGGAAGGTGCGGTCAAGGCGTGACCACGCAGGACACTCAACCCGGCCCCCGGCCCGGCGTTCGATCGGGCACCGACGCCCCGGCCCTGGCGTTCCCGCCCGGCTTCGTCTGGGGCGCGGCCACCTCGGCCTACCAGATCGAGGGCGCGACGGACATCGACGGGC containing:
- a CDS encoding carbohydrate ABC transporter permease, which encodes MTAITSPAAAERDRRDPFRATPLTRIGLGVTLVLSIFPIYWMIIIASRTNSDAVDVPPPLLPGGNLGENVRRVLATEDAHFLAGLLNSLVVTSTVTVSVVVISTFAGFAFARLRFRGRKLLLGSILLTMMVPLQQMGVVPLYQLMVDLGWVGSLKAVILPYLLNGFGVFMMTQYTEQAVPEELVEAARVDGASTLRVWWNVILPAVRPGMAVLALQTFMLNWNEFMWPLIVLTPENPTVQVSISFLTAAHSTDYVLIFTGTALSVLPLVVVFLAFGRQIVGGLMEGAVKA
- a CDS encoding carbohydrate ABC transporter permease; protein product: MSVNTQPRRADPAPPERRPRAPRLTWSRFDVKAAPYLLISPYFLLFAVFGLFPLVFTLWVSLRDYGLAGGEATYTGLDNYAALLADADFWNAVVNTIGIFALATVPQLVLALLLANALNKRLRGRLLLRLGVLVPLVTSVVAVAVVFTQLYGRDYGLVNWLLDLLGLDRHIDWQSTRWSSWTAIATMVDWRWTGYNAIIYLAAMQTIPRQLYEAAAIDGASGRRQFWSITLPMIRPTVLFTVFVSTIGGLTLFAEPVMFAGNRMDGGTTGQFQTIAMYIVEQGFRNFDYGYAAAAAWLLFVLILLGVGLNYTLARRIGGSR